One genomic window of Coregonus clupeaformis isolate EN_2021a unplaced genomic scaffold, ASM2061545v1 scaf0011, whole genome shotgun sequence includes the following:
- the LOC121584233 gene encoding trifunctional nucleotide phosphoesterase protein YfkN-like, whose translation MDDNISSLETDVPCNKPEVVLTILHFNDVYEIEARPEEPVGGAARFATALKVFQSLNPLVVFSGDCLSPSLLSTVTKGKHMVDVLNKLGVHCAVYGNHEFDFGVDLLEEQTKIMTFPWFLSNVYDRFTSETLGHGLVSSILEWNGLKIGIMGLVEEDWLDTLSTVDKNNINYIDYVETADRLSAELRDKGADLVIALTHMRWRNDIRLASESNGVDLILGGHDHEYGVLEVSGILIVKSGSEFRYLSKIDVVKDQDGTFKYSCEKIATVKDLEEDAEIQQIVKGYTDNMQHMLGEVLCHTDVALDGRYATVRRAECNLGNLVTNAMLEATHAEVAFLNSGTLRSDRLHPVGPLTMHDLLQILPINDPVLVVEATGQQLYEGLENGVRNYPALDGRFPQVSGIQFGFDPNGKPGHRVIAETVKVQGKSLDRDRKYVVAMKEFLTKGKDGYTMFSGCPHRNDIENAQILSTVLINHFESGQIFRGMKRCKSGHRMGLIKVSSSPSVSAIERSKSENLEGEVRVAVVPGVEGRIFHVHPEGHSETES comes from the exons ATGGATGACAATATCTCAAGTTTGGAAACAGATGTACCTTGTAACAAACCAGAAGTAGTTCTCACTATTTTACACTTTAATGATGTGTACGAAATAGAAGCAAGACCAGAAGAACCGGTTGGAGGAGCCGCAAG GTTTGCCACTGCTCTAAAAGTATTCCAGTCGCTGAACCCTTTGGTCGTTTTCAGTGGTGACTGTCTGAGCCCTTCCTTGCTAAGCACAGTCACAAAGGGAAAGCATATGGTAGATGTTCTAAATAAATTAGGAGTCCACTGTGCCGTGTATG GCAATCATGAGTTTGACTTCGGTGTGGACCTCTTGGAAGAACAGACTAAAATTATGACCTTCCCATGGTTCCTTAGCAATGTGTATGACAG GTTCACTAGTGAAACGCTGGGCCATGGCTTGGTCAGCAGCATCCTGGAGTGGAACGGCCTGAAGATCGGTATCATGGGCCTGGTAGAGGAGGACTGGCTGGATACCCTGAGCACTGTGGACAAGAACAACATCAACTATATAGACTATGTGGAGACAGCAGATCGGCTGTCTGCTGAGCTGAGGGACAAAGGGGCTGACCTGGTCATCGCACTCACACACATGAGGTGGCGTAATGACATCAGGCTAGCATCCGAGTCCAACGGTGTGGATCTCATCCTGGGAGGACATGACCATGAGTACGGGGTTCTGGAGGTCAGTGGGATTCTGATCGTGAAGAGCGGCTCAGAGTTCAGGTACCTTTCCAAGATTGATGTTGTGAAGGACCAGGATGGGACTTTCAAGTACAGCTGTGAAAAGATAGCCACAGTGAAAGACCTTGAGGAAGATGCAGAAATCCAGCAGATTGTGAAAGGATACACTGATAATATGCAG CACATGCTTGGAGAGGTCCTGTGCCACACAGACGTGGCCTTGGATGGACGCTACGCCACCGTGAGACGAGCAGAGTGCAACCTGGGTAATCTGGTCACCAATGCCATGCTGGAGGCCACTCATGCTGAGGTGGCATTTTTAAACTCAG GTACTCTGCGTTCTGACCGCTTACACCCGGTGGGCCCCCTGACCATGCATGACCTGCTGCAGATCCTGCCCATAAATGACCCAGTGCTGGTGGTGGAGGCCACAGGGCAGCAGCTCTATGAGGGCCTGGAGAATGGAGTCCGCAACTACCCTGCTCTGGATGGAAG ATTTCCCCAGGTTTCTGGGATCCAGTTTGGCTTTGATCCCAATGGAAAACCTGGCCACAGAGTCATCGCTGAGACTGTGAAGGTTCAAGGCAAGAGTCTGGATAGAGACAGAAAGTATGTGGTGGCCATGAAAGAATTCTTAACTA AGGGCAAAGATGGCTACACCATGTTCAGTGGCTGTCCTCATAGGAACGACATAGAGAATGCTCAGATCCTGTCTACTGTCCTTATCAACCACTTTGAGTCTGGCCAGATCTTCAGAGGCATGAAGAGGTGCAAGTCTGGCCACAGGATGGGCCTTATCAAGGTGTCCAGCAGCCCCTCTGTGTCTG CCATTGAGAGATCCAAGAGTGAGAAtctggagggagaggtgagagtggCTGTGGTGCCCGGAGTGGAGGGCAGGATATTCCATGTCCACCCTGAGGGCCATTCAGAAACAGAAAGCTAA
- the rgs7bpa gene encoding regulator of G-protein signaling 7-binding protein A isoform X1, translating into MSSAPNGRKNRPRSAGNIFQIGKAPYRDPERRESTESTRKAQSAVTDCRMIVQEFNTLVALYRELVISIGEISVDCPSLQAEMHKTRTKGCEMARAAHQSLSVISGPEDGEIHPEICRLFIQLQCCLEMYITEMLKSVCLLGSLQLHRKGKDSCGPSRIDSKVDETSDIPILEDTSSSPMDCHQLCWLVATDIDNTERDMREMKNLLSKLRETMPLPLKNQDDSSLLNLTPYPLVGQRKRRFFGLCCLVTS; encoded by the exons ATGAGTTCTGCACCGAATGGGCGCAAGAACCGCCCCAGATCCGCAGGGAACATCTTCCAGATCGGCAAGGCTCCCTACCGAGAtccggagaggagggagagcaccGAGAGCACACGCAAAGCTCAGAGCGCCGTGACAGACTGCAGAATG aTCGTCCAGGAGTTTAATACGCTTGTGGCCCTGTATCGTGAACTGGTCATCTCCATTGGCGAGATCTCTGTCGACTGCCCCTCGTTACAGGCCGAGATGCACAAGACGCGAACTAAAGGCTGTGAGATGGCGAGAGCTGCACACCAGAGCCTGTCAGTCATTTCAGG GCCTGAGGACGGAGAGATCCACCCAGAGATCTGCAGGCTCTTCATCCAGCTGCAGTGCTGTCTGGAGATGTACATCACGGAGATGCtcaagtctgtctgtctgctggggtCCCTGCAGCTCCACAGGAAAG GGAAGGATTCCTGTGGGCCTTCCAGGATTGACAGTAAGGTGGATGAGACCTCAGACATACCCATTCTAGAagacacctcctcctccccaatGGACTGTCATCAGCTCTGCTGGCTAGTCGCCACAGACATAGACAATACTGAGAG GGACATGAGAGAGATGAAGAACCTTCTCAGCAAACTCAGGGAGACGATGCCTTTACCATTGAAGAACCAAG ATGACAGCAGCTTGCTGAACCTGACTCCTTACCCACTGGTCGGACAGAGAAAGAGGCGGTTCTTTGGGCTCTGTTGCCTGGTAACCAGCTAA
- the rgs7bpa gene encoding regulator of G-protein signaling 7-binding protein A isoform X2: protein MHKTRTKGCEMARAAHQSLSVISGPEDGEIHPEICRLFIQLQCCLEMYITEMLKSVCLLGSLQLHRKGKDSCGPSRIDSKVDETSDIPILEDTSSSPMDCHQLCWLVATDIDNTERDMREMKNLLSKLRETMPLPLKNQDDSSLLNLTPYPLVGQRKRRFFGLCCLVTS from the exons ATGCACAAGACGCGAACTAAAGGCTGTGAGATGGCGAGAGCTGCACACCAGAGCCTGTCAGTCATTTCAGG GCCTGAGGACGGAGAGATCCACCCAGAGATCTGCAGGCTCTTCATCCAGCTGCAGTGCTGTCTGGAGATGTACATCACGGAGATGCtcaagtctgtctgtctgctggggtCCCTGCAGCTCCACAGGAAAG GGAAGGATTCCTGTGGGCCTTCCAGGATTGACAGTAAGGTGGATGAGACCTCAGACATACCCATTCTAGAagacacctcctcctccccaatGGACTGTCATCAGCTCTGCTGGCTAGTCGCCACAGACATAGACAATACTGAGAG GGACATGAGAGAGATGAAGAACCTTCTCAGCAAACTCAGGGAGACGATGCCTTTACCATTGAAGAACCAAG ATGACAGCAGCTTGCTGAACCTGACTCCTTACCCACTGGTCGGACAGAGAAAGAGGCGGTTCTTTGGGCTCTGTTGCCTGGTAACCAGCTAA
- the rgs7bpa gene encoding regulator of G-protein signaling 7-binding protein A isoform X3 — translation MYITEMLKSVCLLGSLQLHRKGKDSCGPSRIDSKVDETSDIPILEDTSSSPMDCHQLCWLVATDIDNTERDMREMKNLLSKLRETMPLPLKNQDDSSLLNLTPYPLVGQRKRRFFGLCCLVTS, via the exons ATGTACATCACGGAGATGCtcaagtctgtctgtctgctggggtCCCTGCAGCTCCACAGGAAAG GGAAGGATTCCTGTGGGCCTTCCAGGATTGACAGTAAGGTGGATGAGACCTCAGACATACCCATTCTAGAagacacctcctcctccccaatGGACTGTCATCAGCTCTGCTGGCTAGTCGCCACAGACATAGACAATACTGAGAG GGACATGAGAGAGATGAAGAACCTTCTCAGCAAACTCAGGGAGACGATGCCTTTACCATTGAAGAACCAAG ATGACAGCAGCTTGCTGAACCTGACTCCTTACCCACTGGTCGGACAGAGAAAGAGGCGGTTCTTTGGGCTCTGTTGCCTGGTAACCAGCTAA